A stretch of the Aphis gossypii isolate Hap1 chromosome 2, ASM2018417v2, whole genome shotgun sequence genome encodes the following:
- the LOC114125831 gene encoding uncharacterized protein LOC114125831: MNAFIRKTNNKCLYLYRNNTSTMRFNRYKSVETRIGGFGGGGSIGDSGENKHEASSEEQYFYKENKFQVEKLKQIIAFRNKQIDEHIEDIVKSIKKFDKK; the protein is encoded by the exons atgaatgcctttataagaaaaactaataataagtgTTTGTACTTGTATAGAAACAATACTTCGACAATGAG ATTTAACCGGTATAAAAGTGTTGAGACGAGAATTGGTGGATTTGGTGGAGGAGGTTCAATTGGAGATTCAGGTGAAAACAAACACGAAGCTTCTTCAgaagaacaatatttttataaagaa aataagtttcaagttgaaaaattaaaacaaattattgcgTTTCGGAACAAGCAGATAGATGAACACATCGAGGACattgtaaaaagtataaaaaagtttgacaaaaaataa